The Periplaneta americana isolate PAMFEO1 chromosome 14, P.americana_PAMFEO1_priV1, whole genome shotgun sequence region aaccaaaaagccagaaactaaacacactagaacaatacgaaatatatagacacacaaaaacacatccaaatgaagttctcaacacacaactcaatttcagaacacacaaacactctttgactccacattacactacggaaacacaccccacaggaaacacaaacaaaaggcgccaagatggcccataacaggctgaaacatgttaaccaggtacggtaaaatttaacacgagaaagacatataatacatattccgaagtgaaatATAAGGGTGGTCTACACACCGTCTGTGATcgaagataattaattttatgtacatTTCAATCAGATTATACACACGTTTTGTTGTTAAGGTATAGAAATACCATAAACAAACTCTATGACCGcgaaccctgtctgttatcctgaagttaaaaagtaaaggtgaaatCACTACtcaaatcaaatattttaagGAATCCTGCACTATGCAAGGCTGAAACGATACCCATATTTTCATGGACGCATAACCTGTTCTTAGCCGAAGCGGTACCTTACCAAGTGTGGATGGATTAAGAATGACGGAGTTGTTTCTATAATgcagagaaattgaaatatcgGCATATCGATGGGCGAATGAAGGATAGGAAACTTGGTATTTCTTAATATTagaggaccaaaaaataataatctctgttatgcattttaaatatttgggatcaATAATCCATGAATCAGGTAGCTGCAATGCTGATGTAGATCGAAGAATACTTCAGGCAAGAAGCTGTATAAAAATGCTGAATGGGATTCTATGGAGTAGGAATCTtagtaaacaaacaaagaagagaGTCCTTCAAACAGTCATTGAGAGTATTTTAACTTATGGTGCTGAGGGTTGGACGTTAGTAGAGAGGCAGAAAAGTAGAATATTGGCAGTAGAGATGGATGGGATCCGGAGAGGGGCCAGAATATCTAGGtttgaaagaaggagaaatgaagatGTAAGACAGCTAATGGAAATGGAGGAAACTGTTATCGAGAGAATTGAAAGTCGAACTCTACAATGATATGGGCACGTCAATAGAATGGATTGTGAAAGAGTTCCTAAGACTTTCCTGCATTGGTCACCTTCTGGAAGAAGAAAGCGTGGACGGCCGAGAGCATCATTGAAGTCTGGTGTAGTTCAAATGATGAAACAACAGATTATGAAGGAAGGGGACTGGCAAGACCGTGAAGTATGGAAGATGGGAATACAGGGTAACTGCTGACAAGTGGAAATACCctcaaaaataaagtaaaataataatctttacgtggaTTGGTACTTCTTGTTTCAGGTTAGGCCAGCTTTGTTGCTGATGGCGCTGCACGCAGCCACCTCATTCCCTCAATACAGCCCTCCTCGCATCGAGCAATACGCTCCTCCTATTCTTATCTCTCACGCACCCGTCCCTGTGTATGGCCCACCTGGGGCCACACAGGCCCCTGAACCAGTCTTCGAAGGTTCCTTCCTGTCCCCAGAATCCCTTCCCGCAGGTGCGCCCTCCCCCAAGGTGCCGGCTTCTTCGGTGCCGTTCCAGGGCGCTATATTTTCTCCAGCACCCATTCCAGTCGATCGAACGCCACCACTTGCACCACTCAATCTACTTCCAATCACGTCGATCGAAGAGATAGGTCACATTCCCGAAAATGGAAATCCCATGAGTAGGAATGAGATAGTGCTGCCACCTGGGTCCAGACTTTCCCTCACGGACAACTTGGGACAGTTTTCTCATGGGTAAGTTGCGTAAACGCAATATCGTCATAACAACCAGTGTATAACCCGACCAGAATGTTATTACACCTGGCCTTGACTCTTACGAAATTgcttggagcaactgtacttccgtCTATACTAAAacccaggttatgaaccgactaaataGGAAGTAGTTgggagggcgagaggaaagtgcgggttagaggagtagcctgtgcagtgatgactaaggagcggattcctatgtaattaaatattattttttcgtgtgataaaacacaattaacaaagttaaaaattccgaacatgaagtttcaagtttaaaacccgaattttatttgacataaaaacacatttttcacaaaaaaaattatgtaaatacatattttcaggaaatctattataaaaatataaatgttggagtttttttacttacataattttttacaagaacttttaaacattttaaaactaaatcaattatgtcactcagaagtacgttatctttttaagaattcttggttgcttcgtgtttctaagctgtgtggtgtatccgtgatccatttttgtaatagtatcgcctcaagttctgagaactgctagacagcatatcaatgttattattagagaataaattaacatggacaaggagaagagatcttgcaacacataattatgaatgtttattgttgctgaaaatgatttcattccacgctttgtttgtgaaacacaacagataagagcacgggtataaacattatttaatttaaacaaatctctcgcctctcgctcatgtccatcaagtaaggcaacacgtcttgttgtgattccctgttatcgggcttcgtcaatcgatatccttcaagatatactgaaagatggttatttaaaaaacgatttggctttcctattagcaaatttaagctttttgtgtgacaccataaaaaaactcgaaacatccaaaaacctgttgtctggaacagggaggtgcgtgccgtgaaaattaaactagactcgctaccaggttcagaagtacaagtactaagggacaaattccagaatgtgtttgggaaaaacagtggatataaaaaaatgtgtaaagttgctcaagtattggagggtgtgcctgtaggtgaaattgacggtgtttgtgtttgtgacattcctctctttaaatatgcatatctgacgtcctgtgatgtggaaagatcgttttcacagtataagtcgtcagagataatcggcatgcatttgtgatggagaatttggagatgacctttgttgttcaccgcaattctcggccaactactagcactcaagtgtggttggtgagtacttagtaacattttttttccaagctaagtgaGGTATTTCTGTCATAttcaaaaaaatacatatattttttattcttagcaaatattttcgtacttttaacattatttctcagcgatttttgcagttttgtatTCCTCAACcctgtacatgttcaaaatggccccttTCCGTCACAGTACACTCTCAACAACGATGTACAACAGAGCGAAGTACCAACTAAATTGTTGAtaatggaatttttatttttatcttatagggttattttgcgacgctgtatcaacatctaggttatttagcgtctgaatgaaggtgataatgccggtgaaatgagtccggggtccagcaccgaaagttacccagcatttgctcgtattcggttgagggaaaaccccggaaaaaacctcaaccaggtaacttgccccgaccgggattcgaacccgtgccacctggtttcacggccagacgcgctgaccgttactccacaggtgtggacctaatggaatatcattacatgttcaatctgaactctcagttcctccagtgtttgtggttttgtggcataCACTGTGTTtttttagagctccccataggtagaagtcgaggggttaaatccagagatcgatgcgggaactccgcagcacttcctcttcgtcctatctaTCTCTGATTGAGTGTGCGATTAAGAAAATTTCTCACATTGACATGAAAGTCAGCTGGAGTcccgtcttgttgaaagtaaaaccaATTTTCATTGTCAAAGAGGTCATTAAGACGTGGAATCACGGTTTCCAACATTTGCAGGCATTTCTCACCCGTGACAACTCCTTTGAAAAAGTACGGCCCAATTATTCCTCTATTACTCCTGGAAGATTGACGGCCATTTTTTAAAGATGTGTGGGTTTTCGTTAGCACAGTACACACAATTGTGCTGGTTAATTGTGCCAATaagtttaaatgtggcttcatctgtccaaacaattaagtcttgaaaatcttccctttcatcacacatattcaagaaccactcacaaaattccagtcgcctatctaggtcgtcctcatttagtgcttggacaagtctcggaatgtaaggcttccatttttgagctcgaaaaattcgatgaacactggattgctgataccaatctcaccagaacattttgactactttggggattgtgcaaaagcctgcacgactgcatcaacactctcgttatcggaggaacttctctttcttttgCACCGttctttcaacacatcttgcaccgttccgtcgacttcacacttgtctcggattcttgtgatagttaaccctgttggtggttgtgttcaaAATTCAATCTTCCAACGTCGTTGAAGCTTAACAACATTCTTCAGTTACCAATaacggaacagatgcattataggacccaccctaagtataaaaatatgcaaagccacaaaaaggtcaacggaagtagcgtttcgatcaattaaatcatcgatatatattgtttcattatgtttccaaccaatcaatattgttgtaaattagttttaatcataatcatggcggcaatttcgaatgctatagttaaatataaaaaaggaagTGGATCAAATACTCCCTCCTGATTTAAAATATAGGcctcgaaatggaaattatggaattataaataagttgtaaactTTTTAGTTGCTTTATCCATAAATGAAGACATGTAGGTTATGTTATGGGTTTTTATGCGAATATagtttacttaggagtgaaatgttttgcgaaacatgtaaacctgggatgagactgaagaaatttaaaagtaaaggaGATGAACTCCTGTAGAAATGTCATTGGAAATTATAAGGTATTAAATGATAGACACAGGAACGCCATATCCTAGCACTTTGTAAAATCGCTCGGATAAAGGAGAAGATGAAACGGAACATCTCCAGTGAGGTCcatggtaaaatgctaatttactagtaaaaatgtgtttttgtgaaagactagtattttccctggaccaaaaatgcagtataaatggagtagaattagtattttataatatatcataaagatgactaatattaacttaattttattgttgtattaataccaatgttgtattgtttgaaagtttaatgttactgtgttttaagtttagctttagtttgtttctttaactttattttgaataaaatataatataattgtataacaaaggtgactaatatgagcttaatttcattgttgttagTTTTCTTAAATTATACATGTTCATAGTTTAGTTCATGTTTAGTTTTGTTAAGATGgtatacttgatataataatcgaaaatatacaatataggcctataatcgatactatggaatactcggggtgggtcctataatgcatctgttccccaataacatttcagtattcaCTTCCGTTCATCGAACAATTTCACtgacatgtttgtttataaacagataaatgtgtttccatgctttccactgccttctgaatcataaacagcaaaaatcgtatttctatctcatttctttgctgtgaaatagtatttcaaagaatgTATATCGGTACATCAATTTCAGACACTCCGTATTTAatgatatttatgttttgttacttGCACACTAACAATTGATTTGGTACTGAACGCAGGTTCTCAGACAACGGCACGGTAGTCAGCGAGCAGGGTCGTCTCCTCAATACGAATGACGACTGGGAGGCCGTGATTGTGAAGAAAGGGTTCTACTCCTACGTCAGTCCTGAAGGCATACCGATAAAAGTTAGCTACGTCGCAGACGAGAACGGCTTCCGGCCCACCGGAGACCATCTTCCTTCGTAGCCACATCGGATTCCGCTAGCTGAAAACATCATTGTTCTCCTGATAAGTGTATTTACAACAGTGTCAGTACAATAACCGTTTATAATGAAGCGAGCATGTATTATATCCTAGCACACAGTTCTATGTATATTTTTACATGTCTTCCCTCCACATCCATCAACATCGGCAACGTGGTGTAACAgttcattttataaatatattaacatcgcTCGTAGTCTCACAGCCACTatataagataaataaaattagtaggcctattaacatATTATCTCgaaatgtttatttcataattaagcaccgtcatttcccataaccaTGATCCTGGagcacaactatggtccattcaaattttgtactcaatAACGTAGTACCTCTTTTATCT contains the following coding sequences:
- the LOC138712962 gene encoding larval cuticle protein LCP-22-like, with translation MFVRPALLLMALHAATSFPQYSPPRIEQYAPPILISHAPVPVYGPPGATQAPEPVFEGSFLSPESLPAGAPSPKVPASSVPFQGAIFSPAPIPVDRTPPLAPLNLLPITSIEEIGHIPENGNPMSRNEIVLPPGSRLSLTDNLGQFSHGFSDNGTVVSEQGRLLNTNDDWEAVIVKKGFYSYVSPEGIPIKVSYVADENGFRPTGDHLPS